The following nucleotide sequence is from Trifolium pratense cultivar HEN17-A07 linkage group LG2, ARS_RC_1.1, whole genome shotgun sequence.
ATTCTGTTTGCCTACAAGGATTCAATTTATCATTGTCCTCAACCTGATTGGAAGTTTGACTCTGAGCGTTCAATTTGCCATCATCTTCAACCTGAAAAAATAAAGCTTTCAACATAGTACACAGTTGAAAATGAACAACAAATATAATCAAGGTAAATGCTATTGCATTTGTATTTTAAGTTTCCATATTGCCAATGTTAAGTTTGGCGTGGTATGCTTTATTAGGCCTTAGATTTTCAACAGGAAGTAACGGTCAGTGTTCCATCTGGCTAATTAAAGGTCTACTTTATTATCCTTCTGCACAACATTTACCTATCCAATCGATATTGTAGACTCAATACAATAACCTAGGAACTTCACGATCTATTGAGGAGGTAAAAGCTAATCTCCAATAGAACAAATTACTCGAAACTAAGAAAGCAACACCTGAAGTTCAAGATTTCTGTATATGTTTGTTACAGTGGAATGGTTGCAATTCACGCAGACGGGTATACAAAATGCTCAAGACTCATACTCACACTTTAATTAACTTCCACATGATCTCCTCtgatgtaatttttattaaaaaaaactaataaagcaTTGAAGTTATTATAATTAAAGTTCCAACTAATCaattcttgtaaaaaaataaataaaatcaagacatcaataaaaaaaattgatttaaactATAATATAACtcaattgaaaaattattcacaGATCACCCAAATTGTAATCATAATACATTACCAATAGAAACATTAATTTCTCtaccaaaaagaagaaaaaaaaaacattaatttaaaataaaacaaaagatatACAGTATCAACAAAACTTTAAGAAAAGGGTTTATGCATTGCttttcaatttaatattttaatcaaGATGCCGGGGAAATGGAACAAGGTGGATACGAAAGTACTGCTCCAGCACCCAtccccttaattttttttccaggtAATTACCCTTCTCCAAAGCCACACCCATTAAACTAAGTACTCTATCCATTATGTGTGATTTTTGTGAGTACCCGTCTCTACAGGCCAAGTTCCTTAAAGAAACATAATAAATCAGATGTAGGTAAACTTACAGTTGCACAAACAGTTTTCTGCCTCTTTGAAGGAGAGCTCATACAAGGACTTTCATGATCGAATtccaaatatttttctttactgCCCTCGTCGTTGGGAAAAAGACGTCTATCCCTGGCAGCAGATGATTCTATAGCTACAATGGCAGCATGCCGTAAAGGATGGCAATAGTATGAACTCTGTGAATTTGATTGCTGCTCGGCCCATTGGCAAGGATAGAGACAAGCAACACCTGTATAGGATTGTTTGAGATGATTGCAGGAACTTCTTAAATGCAACAGTTTCTGGGGATCCAAGCTATTGGCAATAGGATGGGAACTAAGTAAATCTGGTTTTTTATAGCAGCTGTCGTCTTTCCAAGTGTTCCAAGAAAAAACCTCATCACGTGCAGTTGAAATTGTTTGCTTGGCTGAAGGATCCACTATCACTGCGGCATTGACTACCTAAATTGATCAAATTTTAGGTAAGCAGCAGCTGAATGTGAAAGTTAATAGTAAGAAATAGTAACGTAAATAGGCTCTATTATTTCAGCAAGTGATAGAGGGGGCAAAATTGAACATAGCTCAAGCTTTGGCATAATCAGAAAAATAAAGCAACAGAAGATAAGCCTGACCCTCAATACATTATTTCTTGTCACAAATTGTATCAAAAAGGTCAAATTTGTACATTTACCAAGCCACCAGAAGTTGCCAACTCCACTGCAGATTGCATAAACTTCAATACTGATTGTGAGTCCTCCTCGCTAAATCCAGTAATGCCATCGATGTTgctgtaattttattaaaatggcAAGCAAGCCAACATCATAAGCAAAGCCAACTATAgaataaacattttttaaaattacttgCAAATCTAATACATCGGATACCATAATTACTTGAAACATCATGAAAATGTAAACAAGTCTGGGTTATTCATGAAGCAGAAAACAATAATTACATATTGGATATCATAGACACAAGGGTGGTCACATTTTCATCTAGTAAGCCCCACTAATGTATATATTACCCACTACCAAGTCAACTAGACACAATGGATAACTTGTAACGCTCCTCTCATggatataattttttgtatcaaGTCCCAGGCCATCTTCCAAATCATCTAATCAAATTGGAGGATGTAATTGCTGGACTTAGAATTTCATTAAACAGTACATGTTTTAATATGGAGTGTTTTATTCATCTTATATTCTGATGACAACTTTCATATAAGGTACTTCGAATTTCAAATACTCAAATGAAACCAacattttgtaattttgataaaatcCCACAATGATATTCAAAATAAAGTAACTTTATAAAAAGAGTAAGAATTTGAAGCTTACTAAGTTCTTGGGTGATATGATGTTGGCCAAAACTTGCATTGCTCTTGCCACTCCTCTTTTGATGTTGCTTCATATTTGCAGACCTAAAGTCAATTAATGTCGACTTTAGCGTGCAAACAAACTAATTTAAAGACAACAAGGACCAAGTGCCCTCGGGATCCCAACCAAAACTTAAAAATGATCTCTTCAATTAATCAATAATCTTATTTTGTCTTGAAATGTAGTGAACCCCAACAAAAGTATCGGACGAccatttaattaataaagtttaatcTTTAAACCTTTTTGCATTATTAACATTTGATAAACATGTGATAAAATTGAAATTCCATTCATATATATGAACTACTGGTTTTCAATATTGAGGATTCGCTGTTTCTTTTAAATGGATGATTTAGTTAACTACAAGATATCCAGGACTAAAAAAGTGATCTTCAAGATTAAACTTCAACGGTTATTGTAGTACCATAAACTAAAATATAGAATTATTTACATGAAAATGAAAAGTAATTCACCACACATATCTTTATGTTTCATCACGGTCGCAAAAACCAAgctaaaataaatcataattcaGAACCAGCGTTGTCAATCCTAGACATTAAAGTGGAGCGGCCAAGCCCGGAAATGCTATAGTGGGAAAAACGATAGCAGGGTGGCTGCAACCATGAATTCTTTTTATAATAATCTATACTCTTTACATAAGAACTTGACAACTAGCTGTGACTAACCAATGTAAAAAATGACAACAGGAGTGAGATATGAGAAGGCCTGATGTTGTTTGTGTATTTTCTAATTGCAAAATTCCAAAAAGAGCTAGCTAACATTTAAATCCTAAGAGTTTTTATGGAATTTTCTATCTCACTCTGAGCGGCGGCATTATCTTGCCTCAACAGCCGGTATTTTGACCCCTGCTGCGTGTCTTGTAGTGGCCAGGGGCCGCTCTGCTGCTACGGCATGGTATTGATTACAATGATCATCGTAACTattaataaatgaatattgGACATATTTTTTATCCTACAGTTTCTATGATCATAACTATATTCTACTATCTGAAAGTCACATTGGACCTCTATTGATCTGACTCCGAGTCAAGATGGGTGGACCGACTTAAGGGGGGCAAAGCTCTCCCAGtgcctattttattttctagtcTTAATCGATAAACATTAAAATCTAAGCAAGCATTATCATTATGattcatcaacaaatgtgaaaaataaaaaataaacgtAGACCCACTTTTGTAATAAAAGGACCCAACTGATAGGAACTGATGAACTCCTGAAGATGAGGTGGCACAACATCCAATTGATTGTCAGCTTCATAGGCCAAGCACAAAACTACTGATAGCTCTATCTGTCCTGTCAAACATTCCCAGTGTCACCAGCAATGTAATAATATAGTAGCAACTAATTAGGAAATTTAGCAGTGAAATTGAAAAGCACCTCCTTCTAGAACTTTTTTCCTAATTCGTTTCACATGACGGAGACCTTCA
It contains:
- the LOC123907007 gene encoding tRNA-specific adenosine deaminase TAD3-like isoform X1, whose product is MIVHIPDEPPHDLHHQPTVSVFASSINPKHANQIVRRLNQIAPLEGLRHVKRIRKKVLEGGQIELSVVLCLAYEADNQLDVVPPHLQEFISSYQLGPFITKVCKYEATSKEEWQEQCKFWPTSYHPRTYNIDGITGFSEEDSQSVLKFMQSAVELATSGGLVNVVNAAVIVDPSAKQTISTARDEVFSWNTWKDDSCYKKPDLLSSHPIANSLDPQKLLHLRSSCNHLKQSYTGVACLYPCQWAEQQSNSQSSYYCHPLRHAAIVAIESSAARDRRLFPNDEGSKEKYLEFDHESPCMSSPSKRQKTVCATVEDDGKLNAQSQTSNQVEDNDKLNPCRQTESNLLSARPYLCTGYDIYLVWEPCTMCAMALVHQRIRRIFYAFPNPKTGALGSVYRLQGEKSLNHHYAVFRVLLPEEALHNRSAETEETGI
- the LOC123907007 gene encoding tRNA-specific adenosine deaminase TAD3-like isoform X2, giving the protein MIVHIPDEPPHDLHHQPTVSVFASSINPKHANQIVRRLNQIAPLEGLRHVKRIRKKVLEGGQIELSVVLCLAYEADNQLDVVPPHLQEFISSYQLGPFITKVCKYEATSKEEWQEQCKFWPTSYHPRTYNIDGITGFSEEDSQSVLKFMQSAVELATSGGLVVNAAVIVDPSAKQTISTARDEVFSWNTWKDDSCYKKPDLLSSHPIANSLDPQKLLHLRSSCNHLKQSYTGVACLYPCQWAEQQSNSQSSYYCHPLRHAAIVAIESSAARDRRLFPNDEGSKEKYLEFDHESPCMSSPSKRQKTVCATVEDDGKLNAQSQTSNQVEDNDKLNPCRQTESNLLSARPYLCTGYDIYLVWEPCTMCAMALVHQRIRRIFYAFPNPKTGALGSVYRLQGEKSLNHHYAVFRVLLPEEALHNRSAETEETGI